The genomic window GTATAAGTggatatgtatgtacaattgATATATCTTACCTATCTTGTCTTGCCTGAATAAGACCGATTTCGTTATTTTCCATAATAGTTTGCAGGCGAGGAATCAGTTCAGATGGTGTAGGTGAACCTTCCATGCTGAGATCATTTAATAATATCATGattaatagaaaaattcaaatttatccgATATTCTGTGTAATTAACAGTTAATTTGAATCGGTATGACAAAGTAATTTATTTGTTGAGAGTGAATTCCCCATAAATAAAGGTACGCACAGGCTAGTGACTTTTATAAACTGGATTCTCCATTCTTCAAATTGTGCTTAAAGTAGAATCAACCTTTAAGCTATTTTTGGTGTCATTTTATTTAGTATGACATAGTGCCTAATAACTGATGGGTGCTGAAGGTAAATGTGTCATCTGTTATCAGATGCTATTTTatatgaaatacaaaaacagtCTTGAACATTCCAAATATAGTCTACCACAATAACGCGCATTTGTGTTATGTGTTTGACTAAGAGGTACTGGCAGCATGATTAATCTGTAACATATGTCGTAGTTTTACCACTCACCGCCCAACGATAGTCATTCTGTTATCCCTGAGAACAATAAGGGCAAGGAAAGGGTAAGTGCCTGACCTAAGAGCTTCTGAAACCTTATAGCCTTCTCCAGACTGGACGTTACATGCCCAGAATAGTGTTCGCGTATTGATAAACCTCACCACCTCTGGATCGCCCAGAGTCCTTCTGAGGAGTAAATGAATATATGATAGATATTATTTCTGGCTGCAAAACTTACAGAATAGAATATAGTCTACCGGAGATGTGTAAGAGCTTTAAGTATCACGAAAATGCCATAGCTTGGCATGTATGCATGTCTTTCATTATACGTTCagcaataataaaatttcatttttgaaagtgCTTTATAAACACTTCAGTATATAACTTTGATATTATCAGTGGAAATATGGGATCTTCAGATTGTGAGCGTGGCTCTTGCACATGTTAATTACTTTGACACTAAGAGATAATATTTATGTGATTGAAAATCATCCACACGCAGGAAGAAAGTTAGAAATCCGAATCAAGCAGTGAACCAAGATTACCTGCACCATTGATCAATATCTTGAGCTTCGTCTTTGTGTAAATAAACTAGTAAGAATCTGAGCTCCTGTTTCGCATCAGAAATAGCTTGGCTGTAGGATCCTTGATAAAATACAGGATGGATATTTCCGTAGCGCTCCTCATATACTCTTATGAAATTTACAACATCCTCCACAGGATCCGAGGATACTGCGAATATGTAAATGGTTTTATGGAGTTATTGTAAAACACAGCGACATATGATGTTAGTCGAATCTTAAAGATGAACCTGGATTGCTACGTTACAAGTCGACAGCAGTCACAACCTTTGTATTAGCGATTTATCACTACGCAACAGAGTAACAATAAGTTAACGGAATTCACTATGATTACACTTACTAGGTCTAATGTCTGAGCGAAATATAGCAAGGAGTAGTTGTCCGATACTAGAGACAATATTGCACCACAATGTGTAAATATAAGAGAATAAACTGCCGCCATTATCCGAAGTGTTTGGAGGGTTAAAATAAATTCGAAATCCCGTATCATCAATGACTGGCGGTGGCCGAGACCGTGAATCTTGCGCATACATGGAGGGTCTTCCTTCGTACAGGTTGAGTTGCTCCTAGATTTTCATCGAGTAATAAATATAAAGGCTCGGGTTGGAGGTTAAGATTGttgacaaaaaagaaaaacagttaTTAAAACAAAGATGCTTCCTGGTCGATAAGTAATCAGGAAAATGAATGATCTGCAAGTTTAATGTACCTGTACAGCTACTTCCAAGTTCCAATTGTGACGATGTAGAACATCTTGACACACAGACAAATCATCGATACCGGTCAAGTCCTAGAAAAATGTGGTGACGGTAATTAACTTATCGATAGGTAAGTTTTTGACAAAAGTTCAAGTATGAAGGAGGAAATTTACCTGAAATTGAAGAACTTTTTCTGTTTGATCAGGAGATAACTCTCCAATTCTAAGATCTGCCATGGTTGGTTTCGATTTTGACTTGTGTAAAATTGTGTAATGAAGTATGccttttcaacttttttttttgtcaaatgcTTATCAACTACAGTACGAGACGCTTATAAAACTTGAGCAACCAGCTAACCGAATGATCATTTGGGTAGTTAGTTCGggaatggggaaaaaaattaaccttaATTTCAATACGTCTTGCTACGCTGGATCATCACAAGCACGATCACAAGTCACTTTCGCGCATCTTTGCAGTGCCTTCCGTGTTTCCAACGCTTTAGAGCATTTATTCGACCAGTGTTCCTCAGTGACTATCTATCCAATGTTTTTTTATGCACACTACAGAGGGAGACTCACTGGTTACAATACAatacatattacatgtatacatactcgattatttcaaattgCGACACTTGCGCGCAAACAATTAAGCCAACAGAGAGATAAGACGAATTACGAATCAACGATTACACAGCTTTGTTTAATTGGAATATCATAGTCAAGTACTTAAGTTTATTCTATTTGATTATGATTCAAATCGCAATTTTGTTGTGTCATGCGCCACCGCAATGTTCCCATTGCACTTCCGCGGACGGCTGGATATTTCCAATTAGCAATTGTCAATtaaatataacaaatttttcatggCCAAGCTGGAACAAAAAACATCTGAGATGGACTcagatataattatttttaaatgtcaTTGCAAACGCCTCATGGCATAGTATAATATATTGCAAAAATCACGAGCACAGCATGTCATGATTCATGCATTAAGCGGCAGTAGAATCGTGGTAGAGCGATCCTGATTGGACGAATGACGAACGGTCGATGAGTTGATTCGACCCCCAGACCCTCGCTCGAGGAAGGTTCGAGTCTCGATTGATTCATTTTAGTTCACTCGTGGTTTCCGTGCGTAGCAAGCGTTGTCGCGACCACTCGCGTGAAACATTAGCGCCtagtgaatatatttttacgcACTGATCGTTACTGACGTGCGTAGGATTGTGTTGTACAGTGAttaagtatttaaaaaaattgatatatgtCAAAGACATTTAACACGTACCAAAGTACATAGATACGTTCGTGTTCTTATTATTGTAAGCCCGGAGCTGGCAATTATTAGTAAATGCTAGATTGGCAAGTAGTGAAATAGAAGAAGTCGGAGTGGACTTTCATCGTCAAGCGCTTGGGCTTTGACAGGTGCAAAAATGTTCGATAAAACCTCGGCGTTTCTTTTTGCATTTGCCGGATTGCTGGTTGTGGTACGTAACAAATATTTGCTTACTTAAAGTAACGTATGcacatacacacgcacacatatatataatatatttattgttttatcACACCACACCCATGACGATGAAGAAAAGGCGCTAACGGTcggatatttttctttgtgcGTGACGTCACATCACCTCATCGTCTTAAACGCTTATTGATGATCATTGACGAGGTTATTAAATCTAATTGCCTCCTCTGCATTGTCCATTAAAGACTTTAGACCGTTGAATTAGCTTCGGTACATCATAACCCTGTACATTGCGCTAACAAATCCTGCATCCGTATCAACTGTCTTATGACATTGTATGATTATAATATGGCGTCAATTTCCAATTAATATGACATGCTTCGCATACAAGAAATTCGTGATAGATAAATACGCCGTTGATACGATTTGCGATAACTCTATCTGAGTGTACATTATAAATGCGTACCTACGATGGTCTAAAAATGACTCGTCGAGTCCGTAGATTATTTGATTAGTCACTTTTCACAAGTTCAACGTCAGTGAGATCGTATCAAATTTCGCCAATGAGCCGAAGCAGCAACTTTGTAATTAGGAATATGCCCTGGCAATTTATCAAAGCTTTGGCGACTACATTATATATTACTTGTTTTCTCGACTTCGCACGATTATAGGTATATGCATAATTGTGCATACATTATCGTAACAAAAAAACATGACAGAGAGTAAGTAGAGTCCCCCTATAGAGTAACTAGTACGCCGTTCGGAAGATTTTCATTCCAAGGTAATCTCAGGAATGCTCGTAAGGTTTCAGTTGACTTTAAGAACTGGTTTTCGAATGCGAACagacgtgtatatatataactattgcgaccttgattttttttttttttatatttcaagcGAAAATTCATGGATTTTGAACTTTGCTTGGCTTCTAATGTACTCTGGATGTGGAAAGTTTTATTTCCACAGTTATatcataatatttaattaacgTATCAAACTTGGTTTTTCTCGATAGTCGTTATCATATTCTGACACAACAACGTGTCGTAACTTTCGTTCTAATATCATTCTAATAGGATAGTGAAATTGTATCACTATATGAGATGTTGACTCCTTACCAAAGCATTTATGTACCGAAATAATATTCGATGCATATAATCAACTATTTTGCAGAAACATGATACTTTGAACATATCCCTattgcaaattcgaaaaatctttcaattGTCGTCTGAATCAAAAGGCTTGaacacatgtatgtatattcttTTTCTAAAAGGTATCTAGCACTGATGATGGACACTGCATATGGTATGATGAGTGTTATAAGGGCCCAAGAGGTATGCTAAATTGCCTATATACAGGAGAAGCGAAACCATTGAATAAGACTGGACAGGAGCTTCTATCCACATGGTGTTCGCACCTTATAAACAATACAGAAAATGGTACAACGACTTGCTGTAGTCCGCAGCAATTGACGACCCTGAATACCCAAGTAAATCAGGGCGCTATCTTGTTGCAAAGATGTCCGAGCTGTCTCAATAATTGGGTTAAACACATATGTGAATTTACATGCAGCCCGTTTCAGAGTAAATTTATTGATGTCACGAGCACCAATGTAACAGCCGATAGTAAGTTAAATTACGACTGAGTAATACCATTATCAAATGAAGACTGATCGGTCAATCATAATGATTTCTCTGTATTGGGCTTTTGATGTTGAATGTAGAGCAATTGACAAACTTTTCATCACATGCGATAAAtgttgggttttttttttttttttattgcatacAAATTTCTCGAATTTTAAGATGATGAACCATATATCCAGCATGAAACAACCTTTCTTTTAATCTTCAGTTTCTGGAGTAAAGTTCATGTAGGCTCGTGTAATTTGAGAATTCGGttcaattattaatatacTCATTATGTGTCATTTATAGATAAAACCTACGTTAATGAAATAGATGTCTACATAACTGATCGTTACATAAATAGTGCTTTCAATTCGTGCAAGGGAGTATCGTATCCCAGCACAGGTGAACTAGTATTTGACATTATGTGTCTTCCGTGGGGAGCGAGCAAATGTACGCCCAAGAGGTGGTTTGACTTTATGGGAGATGCTGGTGACGACGGTTATGCACCATTCCAAATCATGTACATTAATACCGACGTACCACAGCATGGATTTGATCCATTAAATATCTCTACCACACCATGTAGTAAACCATTAAAGGTATGAAGTTTATTGTTtactttataaaattttataggTGTTTTAAGGCTGGCACACATAGATGTATCTTATACTCAAGATTATTTTAAACCATGTGCAGAGGTaatttgaatgtaaaaaaagtcaaaaaactgatatttttttgcaaatgtttaatttctttctATTATATTGCGGAGATATCAGTACTTTTCGCTATTTGGAGCTGCGTACGTATacatgtttcaaatttctaggCAAACTCCTACATTAACCCCCTTTACATTGATGAAGATACGTTGTAATGCGTCTGTGAATTACAGAATTCGAAATTGCAGACTGTATAATATTTCCCTTCTTTTTAACAGCCTATTTCTGGAAAATAGGCCAAGGAGATTACTCACAATTTACGGCTAGCTTCATCAGATATGAGTAGCTTAAATCacaagattttttcaatatttggcATAAGAAGTAGGGAAATTTGTACTTGATAGTTTCGTCGTGATCTCGGTTGTTGTATTCAGATATTATCAAGACGATTATAAATCCGTAAAgtgcatttgaaaaaaaaaataatgtctcATTGCAAAAGGttacagttttcaatgttAATATAACAAAACTGAGTGGATGATATTAAAGATTTGAGAATAGCAAGAAAATgtaatttactatttttaatgACAAACTTTATGCAAATgcttaatttttcttttctttgccATAATGTAAACGTCTGATACTTGCAGGAGTGTAaatgtttattatatatttgttacattattgttATAAACTAATACCTCATAAAGTTCTTAAATATGTGGATGTACCCACGTGAACTTAATACCACCCTgattgattcaaaaaattacctTTACAAGATTCTTTGATATTCACAAATTGCAGATTATTAAAGTACTACTGTTTCAATGTTTGTATTAATTGCGACCTAATTACTCAAACGTACACTTACGCATTGCAATACATTTTTCcattcataaataaatatgtattttttaaacaaatgaaTGGTATAGTGCACAATTTCTTACACAATTTTGAAACTCTATCATAGGGTGAGAAATATGCATGTGGTTGCGTTGATTGTGAACAAAGCTGCCCTGCTCCACCATTACCGCCGCTACCTCAACCTTTTTCATTGCTACACTATGATGGCTATGCAGTTATTATGACGATCACATTCATCCTTGGAACGATCGTGTTTGCCTCTATTGTTGCATGTTTTGGCAACAGAATCCAGATCGGTGagtgaaaattatgaattctTAAAGAAAGTGCTCATACCAAACTGTAAATACACAAAACATAATTCATTATAATGCAATTTAGTTTATAGAATTTGACGGTAGGTAAATAGAGCAACATTTTATTACTCTGTTTGCAGTTGACTATTATCCACTTAACTTTTTTGCATCAGAAATGTTTGATTCTcagaataaattgataaaaaagtttcattcttatctgaaaaaacttttattaaGTATTAATACTTTCTGACTCAGCACCATTACATGTTAAGTACGATTCTTATTAATTCCATAAACTTACAGTAAGCTGAAATAATAAGTTTTTCTACcgaaataatattaatttatccCTCGGTTAAATTAATGTACAAATATGTTTCATAAATACAAAGGCAACTTGGAAAGCTCTATTGCAAAGAAACTTGTGTTGTGACTGCTATGTTATGACATATGACATGTCCTACAATTGGCCTTGGATCAGCTATATATTTAGCTAATCTGTAATTGACTACTTTGACGACTATATCCATTGAGATTGCCAACATTAGGTTCTGTCGCCTGCCTtggcaaaataaattttcttcagcGATTAATTACGTATTCTGAGTATTATTGCAGCCCGCTCAATTCTATGAACATTATATACTCTATAATTTCGGTAAATGTTCTTTTATTAATAATGCACCAACTGTTGCGCATATCTGCAAAATTTATGTGGTGTTTTTTATGATTACACGAAACAAAAATGGTA from Neodiprion lecontei isolate iyNeoLeco1 chromosome 1, iyNeoLeco1.1, whole genome shotgun sequence includes these protein-coding regions:
- the LOC107221763 gene encoding FAS-associated factor 2, whose protein sequence is MADLRIGELSPDQTEKVLQFQDLTGIDDLSVCQDVLHRHNWNLEVAVQEQLNLYEGRPSMYAQDSRSRPPPVIDDTGFRIYFNPPNTSDNGGSLFSYIYTLWCNIVSSIGQLLLAIFRSDIRPISSDPVEDVVNFIRVYEERYGNIHPVFYQGSYSQAISDAKQELRFLLVYLHKDEAQDIDQWCRRTLGDPEVVRFINTRTLFWACNVQSGEGYKVSEALRSGTYPFLALIVLRDNRMTIVGRMEGSPTPSELIPRLQTIMENNEIGLIQARQDRAERSATQSLRQQQDEAYEESLRADQEKDRRREEERRAKEEKEAKEKEELNAQEREIQRIRQEKELTVKKVPLEPNLSNPNVCHLQIKLGERTMKRRFLLSDTTEDVYHWIFCQPDSPANFEITTSYPRRILYPANIIRTLGEAGLTQREVLHVNNLDD